A DNA window from Haloactinospora alba contains the following coding sequences:
- a CDS encoding FadR/GntR family transcriptional regulator has translation MAAEADPRTLHNRVLADIGPAIAAGEYAPGHVFTLDRLERDYDVSRTVAREAVRVLESMRMVVSRPRTGVRVRPAAEWSVYDPQLIRWRLAGPGRIEQLRSLTELRAAVEPPAAAAAARRASPHQCERLVETNQRMLEAGSGTGGDPAAFLECDIEFHRRILELSGNEMFAGLSGVVAEVLAGRTNYELMPHPPRPEALSLHTHVVNAVRDGLPAVAEASMRAIVEEVVTALDDAGE, from the coding sequence ATGGCCGCCGAAGCCGACCCACGCACCCTGCACAACCGGGTACTCGCCGACATCGGCCCCGCGATCGCCGCGGGCGAGTACGCGCCCGGCCACGTCTTCACCCTCGACCGGCTGGAACGCGACTACGACGTCTCCCGGACCGTGGCCCGGGAGGCGGTGCGGGTACTGGAATCCATGCGGATGGTGGTCAGCCGCCCCCGCACCGGCGTACGTGTTCGTCCGGCCGCGGAGTGGAGCGTCTACGACCCCCAGCTCATCCGCTGGCGGCTGGCCGGCCCCGGCCGGATAGAACAACTGCGTTCGCTCACCGAACTCCGGGCGGCCGTCGAGCCCCCGGCGGCGGCCGCGGCGGCGCGGCGCGCCTCGCCGCACCAGTGCGAACGGCTCGTGGAGACCAACCAGCGGATGCTGGAGGCCGGGTCCGGCACCGGCGGCGACCCCGCCGCGTTCCTGGAGTGCGACATCGAGTTCCACCGTCGGATCCTGGAACTGTCCGGTAACGAGATGTTCGCGGGACTGTCCGGTGTCGTCGCCGAGGTCCTCGCCGGGCGCACCAACTACGAACTCATGCCGCACCCTCCCAGGCCGGAAGCCCTGTCCCTGCACACTCACGTCGTCAACGCGGTCCGTGACGGCCTCCCCGCCGTGGCGGAGGCGTCCATGCGCGCGATCGTCGAGGAGGTCGTCACGGCCCTGGACGACGCGGGGGAGTGA